The nucleotide sequence AATGACAAAAAAGAAGATATTACGCTTTCTCTATACCCTATTGACGAGTTAAATTCAGAGCATCAAACCTCTCTCCCTAATCAAGACGGTTATCAGATTTTAGACAATAATATTGGCTACATACTTCCCTCAAGTTGTAGTGCCGAAAACAGAGATGAAGGACTCAAGAAAATTTTCAACAATACAAAAGGCATCATTATAGATATGCGTTGTTACCCTGGAGATTACATTTCATTTCCATTCCTTAGACATTTGTCAATCCTAAAACTCAATCATTCTTTAATAACTGCAGGTGATGTTTCTTATCCCGGCTATCATTATTTTATCAATTGGGAATACAACAATCAGAACTTCGACTACACAAATACTTATGAACACAAAATTGTAGTTATTGTAAATGAAGAAACACAAAGTCAGGCCGAAGACAATGTTTTAGGATTTCAACTACTACCACAAACTATTGCTATAGGCAGCCCCACCGCAGGAGCCAACGGTGCCGTATCTCGTATTCCTCTTCTCGGAGGACTACAAACAAGAATTACAGGTTTAGGTGTATATTATCCCGATGGCAGTAATCTGCAACGATGCGGCGTAAAGATAGACGAATTTATCGAACCTACAATAGAAGAAAATCGAGCTGAACGCGACGAAGTATTGGAGCGAGCAATAGAAATCATAAAGAACTAAAGCCTTTTACGCTTTTTATGTTTCTCAGCCAAGGTGCTATCACATTTTCTACTTCAAATTCATTTTTGAATCATCTAATTTCAAAAATATGAACAACAAGATAGTGAATGCCCACAGAGAAGAACCGCCATAACTAAAAAACGGAAGAGGGATTCCTATTACCGGCGTAATACCGATAACCATTCCAACATTTACAAAGAGATGGAAAAATATTATTGAAGCCACACTATATCCGTAGACTCTATTAAAGACACTCCTTTGTTTTTCTGCAAGATATATCAACCGAAGTATCAATACAAGAAATAATATTATTACTATGCTTGAGCCTACAAAACCCTGCTCTTCTCCTATTGTGCAAAATATAAAATCTGTATCTTGCTCTGGAACATATTTTAATTTGGTTTGAGTTCCGTTGAGATGTCCTTTTCCCAATACTCCCCCCGACCCTATAGCTATCTTAGATTGATTAACATTATACCCCGCCCCTATTGGATCATCTACTATACCCAATGACACTTGTATGCGTATACGCTGGTGAGGCTGTAAAACTTCTTCGAAAACATAATTTACAGAAAAGAAAAAGGCTATAGAAGATATTGCAAAAATCACAGCCCATAGATAAGTAGACGCCCTATAAAGTAAATACAAATAAAGCAAATAGACAGCAAATACTGCTATCACAATACCCAATGCCCAACAAATATTAAACGGATATACAATATAAAGTATAGACGATATTACAGTCGCCAAAAATATTACTAACAACAAATTCTTAATATGATGCCTTCCTTTGGGATAAGCATATAGTATGCAAAGCATCAACACTATAATAAGACTAAATACAAGAAACATTCCCATAGGTGTATGTTCCGTTATATTAGTTTCTCCAAAACGAACTCCAAGCACAAAAAACAAAACGGCTGCAAAACCCGCAAACAATATTCCTCCTGGCATTCCTTCTCTATAAAGAACAACAAAGAGTGCCATAAAGACAAGTGCCGAGCCTGTTTCTTTTTGTAAAAGAATCAGAATCATCGGAAGAAAGACAACCGCAAATATCAATACTGTTCGCCAAAAATTACTAATATCGAATTTATACACACTAAGTATTCTTGCCAAAAGCAAAGCGGTAGCAAACTTAGAAAACTCAGCAGGCTGAACCTGCAAAACCCCAGGCACTATAACCAACCACGAGCGAGATCCTTTTATTTCTGGTGCAAAAACAATAGTAAACATTAATAAGGCTACTATGATAGCATATATCCAAATAGAAAATAATTCATACCAATCTCTGTCTATCAATAGTAGAACAAAGCCTAACACCAAAGAGGTTCCTATCCATATTAATTGCATACCAGCACGAGTAGATAAGTCGAACATTCCCGCATTATCAAAGTTATACGATGATGCATAAATACTAAACCACCCTGCCATTACCATTACGGCATACAACAGAATTGTAAACCAATCAACAGTATTCCAGACACTAATTTTTCTTTGGTACATTTCTTAATATTACAGCTTTTTTCATATTATTCTCTATCCACTTATCTTGCTCTGGAATTTCTCCTTTTAGATATTTTTGTATCATAAGTCGTCCCATCGGCACAGCATAATTAGCTCCATATCCTCCATTCTCAACAAAAATAAGCACTGCCACTTTTGGATCTTCCATAGGTGCATAAGCCATAAAGATAGAGTGGTCTTTACCGCTATTCTCTGCCGTCCCCGTTTTACCGCAAACTGCAACATCTGGAATATTAGCCCCCTTACAAGTTCCTCCCGTAACCGCTCCACGCATTCCTTCCGCTACCGTTTGGTAATGCTTTGCATCAATCCCAGTATAACGAGGTGCAGTATATTTTTCATCAAGCGGAGTATCTTTTATTCCTTTTACAACGTGAGGCGTATAAAAATAACCTTTATTGGCTATAGTAGCAGCAAGATTACAAATCTGAATAGGCGAAAGAGCAACCTCTCCTTGTCCGATAGCAATAGAAATAATTGTCATAGCTTTCCACCAAGCCTTACCCTTTGCATCGCTATATCGTTTATCATAATATGCTGCATTAGGAATCATTCCTCTTTTTTCGTCTGCAAGATCTACTCCCAGCGCATAACCAAAACCTTGATTTACCATATAGTCTCGCCAAGTATTCATTGCGTTTTGTATACTTCCATACTTATTATTTTCAAGCATAGCGCGTAATCCCCAGCAAAAGTAAGCATTACAACTTGTTGCCAGAGCAGGAATCAGAGGAATATGAGATGGGTGAGCGTGACATTTCGGACGACCTCCCCCTAAAGGGAATCCTCCAAAACAACTATAAACTGTATTCGAGGTAATTATATTTTCTTGTAGAAAGGTTAATGCTTGAGCCGTTTTGAATGTTGAACCTGGCGGATAAGTATATAGCGACCTATTAATCAATGGTTCGTAAGGATCTTTTGCTAACTCCATAAACGACGAACTAAACTGTTTTCCAACCAAAGACGAAGGGTCATACGTGGGAGACGAAACCATACATAGTATCTCTCCTGTTTTGGGTTCTATCATAACTATAGTTCCTAACTTATTCCGCATAAGTTCTTCGCCATAAGCTTGCAAGTCTATATCTATCGAAAGAGTTAAATCTTTACCCGACACAGGCGCTATATCGTGAATACCATCTTCATACTTTCCTTTTATTCTACCGTGAGCATCTCTAAGAAGAATCTCCACTCCTTTTTCTCCTCTAAGATATTGTTCGTAAGAACGTTCCACTCCTGTTTTCCCTATATAATCGCCTCGCAAATAATAACTATCAGAAGCCATATTTTTCTTATCTACTTCAGCAACATAACCTAATACGTGAGCCGCATTAGGATGACTATACTCTCTTACGGTTCGGTTTCGTATATAAAATCCAGGAAACTTGTATAATGATTCTTGTAAAACTCCATATTCTCTATTGCCTAATTGCGTTAAAAACACTTGTGGAGTATATGAAGAATAACCAGGGTTAAGTTTGCGGTTTTTTATATCCGCCATTCGTTTACGAAAGGTTTCTATATCTATATCCGCAGCTTTACAGAAAGCCAATGTATCTAACTTTTGAGTCTCTCGAACAACAACCATAACTTCATAAGAGGGCTGATTGTAAACAAGAAGTTCGCCATTTCTATCATACATTACCCCTCGCGAAGGGTATTGTGTCTTCTTAAAGAAAGCATTACTATCTGCCCAGTCTTTATAATCGGGACTAAGCACTTGCAATCTAAACAACTGTATTAAATAAATCAATACAATTAAACAAATAAAGGCAATTATTAAAGCCGTTCGATACCCTGAATTAAACCTTTTATTACTCACCTTTTAGAAACTTCTGTATTTATACTTTCAAAAGCAAAGATAATAGTCATTGTAAGTATAAAGCTACCAACAAGACTAAAGATTATTCTCAATAAGTCGAATGCAGAAAAAGCTTCAACTGTGAATAAGACTAAATGATGCAAAAAGACAAGACAACTGGCATATCGCAGAAACAAACTTTTACCAAAAGTTGCAAATCCTGGAGTTGCCGACTCAAAAACATCTCGCGTGGTAGATAGTTTTAATAAATAAAACCTTGAAAAGCCAGCAATAATTGATGCCAAAATATTAATCCCTAAGGAATAGTTAAACAAATCAATTACCATTCCCATAATAAAGGAAAGAAATAACACCAAGTTTTTATTTGTATCTATAGGAAGCTTAATTAAAAAGTATATATATATATAAGGTGTGGCATACCCTAATATATGTATTCTATCACATATCCATACTTGTAAAAAGACAAGTAAAAAAAACATCAATAACAGTCTTAACCAAGTTACTTTCATTTCAATTATTTATATCTTTCAGCAGTTCCACTTGTTCTTCTCTCCAATAATTATCTATAACAAGCACATTGCTAAGTGCACTAAAATCAGTAAATAGTTTAATTTTAGCCCTGTTATAATTATCGTCTTTTTGCTTATACACTCCTTCTATTACTCCCACAGGCAATCCCTCAGGAAAGAATGCAGAGTATCCACTTGTTATTATTGTATCTCCGCTCAGCAATTCGGCGTGACGAGGAAGGTTTTCTAAATAAGTATATTGATAATCTTTACTATCCCATACCAATGGACCAAAGTAGTTTTTGTCTTTAATCTTACAGCTCAATTGAAATTTTGAATTAAGCACCGAGATTGCCAAAGAGTAGTTATCCGAAACATTCATTATTACGCCTACAATACCTCGTGGCGACACAACCCCCATATCTTGTTTTATTCCACTTTTAGACCCTTTGTTTATTAACACATAGTTTTCAGACTTTGTGTAAGTATTATATGTAACTCTTCCTGGTATAAAATCAACAGATGGGTTTAGCTGCAAATTTCGAGCATCGGCATACGAATCCCCTAAGAGTTCCAATCTGTTTTTATACGAGCAAACCGACTCCTCGAGCTGTGATATTCGCTCTAATAAGTCGGCATTTGCATCTCTTAATCCTATATAAGATTTTATATTACTTGTTACAGAATAAACTCGTCCTGCTATTTCGTTGACTACATATAGATATTTACTTCTTTGAAACTGATTATTACTAACAATCAGTAACCCCGAAATGATTATCAATAAAATAAAGTGAAGCCAATAAATATTCTTTTGAATAAAATTTAATAACTCTCTCAATTATCTAAGTAAGAATTTAAATTTATTTACATTTTTAAGAGCAATACCAGTTCCTTTAGCTACTGCAAGCAGAGGGTCGGGAGCTATATGACAAGGGATATTTACCATTTCCTGTATACGCTTATCCAAACCTTTAAGAAGAGCACCACCTCCTGCAAGATAAATTCCGTTACGAACTATATCTGCATAAAGTTCGGGAGGAGTATTTTCAAGAGCGTTAAGCACAGCCATTTCTATTTTAGATATAGATTTATCTAAGCAATGAGCCATTTCTTGGTAAGATACAGGAACTTCCATTGGCAAAGACGTCATACGATTAGGACCTACAACTATAAAATCTTCCGGAGGATCTTCAAGCTTCATTAAAGCCGAGCCTACATTCATTTTTATACGTTCAGCCATCTTCTCTCCCACTTTCATATTATGCTGACGTCCCATATACTCTACAATATCTTGGTTAAAGTCATCACCAGCAATACGGATAGATTTGTTCGCAACGATACCGCCAAGAGATATAATAGCAATTTCGGTTGTACCTCCACCTATATCAACAATCATATTACCTTCAGGAGCTTCAACATCAAGACCAATACCAACTGCTGCTGCCATTGGCTCATAGATAAGATAAACATCTCTACCTCCTGCTCGTTCTGCCGATTCTTTTACTGCGCGCATCTCCACTTCGGTACTACCCGATGGAATACAAACCACAACTCTTAATGAAGAAGGGAATAACCTCTTCTTATTGTCTATCATACTAATCATACCGCGAATCATAAGTTCTGCGGCAGCAAAATCTGCAATAACTCCATCTCTAAGAGGTCTCACGGTTTTTATTCCATCGTGAGTTTTATCTTGCATCATCTTTGCTTGCTTCCCAATGGCTATAAGCTTATCGGTACGACTATCCATTGCAACAACCGAAGGCTCGTCTACCACTACCTTACCATTCTTTATGATAATGGTATTGGCCGTACCTAAGTCCATTGCCAGTTCTTGTGTTAATGAAAATAATCCCATTTTCTTTTTTAATGTTTAAAGTGACGAATACCCGTCATTACCATTGCCATATTATTATCGTTGCAATATTCAACCGAAAGATTGTCTTTTATAGAACCTCCAGGCTGAATTACCGAAGTTATCCCTTCTTTGTGTGCTATCTCAACACAGTCTGGGAAAGGGAAAAATGCATCAGAAGCCATAACAGCTCCATTCAAGTCGAAACCAAATTCTTTAGCTTTCGCTATAGCTTGCTTAAGTGCATCAACACGAGAAGTTTGTCCTACTCCGCTTGCACACAACTGTCCGTTTTTCGCCAAGATTATAGCGTTAGACTTAGTGTTCTTAACTAATTTATTAGCAAATAATAAATCTTTAATTTCTTGAGCCGTAGGAGTCTTATTTGTAACAACTTTCAAATCTGCCTCTGTTTGTATGCTAATATCTTTATCTTGAGCTAAAACTCCATTAAGAAGAGAGCGATACTGCAGCCCTGCACCTGTTGTTTGTTTTTGAATAAGTATGATTCTGTTTTTCTTTTGTTTCAATACTTCTAAAGCATCAGTATCATAAGAAGGTGCTATTATTATCTCGAAGAATATTTTATTAATTTCTTCAGCTGCATCTTTGTCTATATTTGCGTTAGATATTAAAACGCCACCAAAAGCAGAAACAGGATCTGCCTCTAATGCTGCATCCCAAGCTTCTTTTACAGTATTACGCGAAGCTATACCACAAGCGTTGTTGTGTTTCAAAACGGCAAATGTTAATTCATCAAACTCAGAAATCAAATCAACAGCCGCATTTACATCAAGCAAGTTATTGTATGATATTTCTTTTCCGTGTATTTGCTCAAAAAACTCGTCAAACTCTCCGAAGAACATTCCTTTTTGGTGAGGGTTTTCTCCGTAACGCAAAGGCATTTTTGTATCTACTGCTTCGCGGAAGTAGCTTCCTTCGTTGTTGTCGAAGTAATTAAAGATAGCGGTATCGTATCCCGATGACACGGCGAACGCTTCTTTAGCAAACCATTTTCTATCTTCTAATGTAGACATTGCACCTTGCTCGCCCAACATCTTATCTAATGCCTTATATTGATTTTTAGATGCAACAATTACAACATCTTTGAAATTCTTTGCCGCTGCTCTAATTAAAGAGATGCCGCCTATATCTATCTTCTCTATTATTGCTTGTTCGTCGGCACCCGATGCTAATGTTTCTTTGAAAGGATATAAATCTACGATAACAAGATCAATCTCAGGTATTTCGTATTCCTTAATTTGAGACTGGTCTCCTTCGTTTTCTCTGCGATTTAATATACCGCCAAATACTTTAGGGTGAAGAGTTTTAACTCTCCCTCCAAGGATAGAAGGATAGCCTGTCAGCCCTTCTACAGAGAGGCAAGGCATACCCAACGACTCTATAAAAGATTGAGTACCACCTGTTGAATAAAACTCTACTCCATCTTTATGAAGTTTATTTAATATTTCGTCTAATCCATCTTTATGAAATACCGAAACAAGCGCATTTTTTATTTTTCTTTCTGAAGACATTGTACTTATTTTACCTGATTTTTATAATGAGTACAAATTTAGTGATTTTGTTTCAAAGTCTCTATATAATAGATGTAAATATTTTTAAATACAACTTTAACCCTATTTTCGAATCTTTAACTACCTGTTATATCCTTCTCTGTTAACCTCTTCGAACTAACAAAGACTTTATCTGAGTAACTCAGTGCAATAAAAAATAATCTCAGTGTTTTTCCGAGCAAAAGTCGGTGCATTTCATATTAAAAGTCGGTGTAATTCCCTTAAAACACAGCGCAATTTTTCACAAAAAGACAAAAAAAAGACCGCCAAGGATTACCTCCCGACAGTCTTTACAATTATTGCTTATGCAAATATACAAAATAAAAAGGCGTTTGTCAAATGTTAATTAACATCTATTCAGACTTAGCACGTAACTGCCAATAGCGTAGCATCTTCTTGAACCTCCAAAAATATAGATTTAGCCTCTTTTGCTGGTATCAAAATAGTTTCACCTTTGGCTATACTCGCTACACCGTCAAAGCCACGTACCATAGCAGAACCTTTTATGCAAACTATTATAACAAAAGTATCTTCAAACTCTAAGCTTTTTATGGTTCCTTGCTTGTATTCCAACGTAGAGACTTTAAAAAACTCATTATCAAGAACGCACTCTTCCGCTGTTTTTTTAAGCTGTTCTTTCACCCCCGAACACAAACTAAAATCTATTGCATCTTTAGCCTCTTCTGTATGCAGCTTGCGCACATTACCTTCCTTATCTTTTCTATCATAATCATAAATACGATAAGTAATATCAGACGATTGTTGCACTTCCAACAAAAAGTTTCCTGCGCTTATAGAGTGTACTCGCCCTGCTGGTATTGCAAAAACATCACCAACCTCAGTCTGTTCTTTATTCAAGTAATCGGTAAACGTATTGTTTTTTATACTTTCATCATATTGTTCAGGAGTCATTTCTTTAGCAAATCCCGAATAAACAAAAGCGTTTTGGCAGGCTTGCACTACATACCACATCTCTGTTTTACCAAAACAGTTGTGTCTTTCGTTAGCTAATTCATCATCGGGGTGTACTTGTATCGACAAATCTTTATCTGCATCAATAAATTTCACAAGCAAAGGGAATTTTCCTCCAAACTGTTCATACACTTTCTTTCCCAAAAGGTCGGACTTAAATGTATCTATTAATTCGTTTAGAGTTTTACCCTTATACTCTCCTTCGGCCACAATCGACTCATTGTCTGGCATAGCCGAGATTTCCCAACTCTCTCCTATCTTATCAATCTGAATGTCGAGATTCTTAAAGTTAGCAATTTTATTTCCACCCCAAACAATGGGTTTTAATATAGGTTTGAACTTAAAAATATCCATATTGTTTTTGTTAAGAGCTAAATGTTTTAGTTCTTTTTAGCACTATAGCTGTTCTTGCAGGCAAATAAACCTTCAGCCATTCTTTGTTTTCTTTTGCATATAGTTCGTCATACATAGTAAGATGTTCGATTGTTTCGTCTATCATACCAAATCCGCCGAACTTAGGATTATCTGTATTTAATATTGTTTTGTATTTTCCGGGAGGGACTAAAAATCCATATCCTGAGAAAGACTTAGAAGGATTGAAATTAAATATAAATATTAAATCGTTTCTTCTAAAAGCCAATATCTGGTCTCCGTCGTTATCCCAAACTTTTTGTATTTCTGTTTTTTGGAAGTTCTTTGTTCCTCCCACAAGGTGAATCATCTCTTTATCAAATTCACCAAGATATTTGTACTTAAGATCTGGATTATCTACCAAGTTCCACTGACGGCGCGCATACTTATACGACCAACCATTATCTTGTCTTGGGAAATCTATCCATTCTGGGTGCCCAAACTCATTACCCATAAAGTTAAGATAGCCTCCGTTTATAGTAGAAAGAGTTATTAAGCGTATCATTTTATGCAAAGCTATACCTCTATCAACCATAAAGTTTTGATCGTTTACCGACATATGCCAATACATATCCGAATCAATAAGTCTAAAGATGATTGTTTTATCGCCTACTAAAGCTTGATCGTGGCTTTCGGCATAGCTTATTGTTTGTTCGTCGGCTCTTCGATTGGTTGTTTCCCACCATATCCCCGAAGGATGCCAGTCTTGATCTTTCTTTTCTTTTATTGTTTTAATCCAGTAATCTGGAATATTCATAGCCATTCTGTAATCGAAACCATAACCTCCCTTATTTACAGCAACAGCCAAGCCAGGCATTCCGCTAACTTCTTCTGCTATTGTTATAGCATTTTCATTAACTTGATGTATAAGTTTGTTTGCTAAAGTAAGGTAACAGATAGCATCGCCATCTTGATTAAGATTATAATAATCGCCATAGTTACAAAATGCTTCTCCTAATCCGTGACTATTATAAAGCATTGAAGTTACTCCATCGAAGCGAAAGCCATCGAACTTATACTCTTCTAACCAAAACTTACAATTAGAAAGCAAGAAATGGAGAACTTCGCTTTTGCCATAATTAAAGCAAAGAGAATCCCAAGCTGGGTGTTCTCTCCTACTATCTCCGTGAAAGTATTGAATGTAAGAGCCATCAAATCTGCCTAAGCCTTCCATTTCGTTTTTAACAGCGTGAGAATGTACTATATCCATAATAACTGCGATACCCATAGAGTGTGCAGTATCGATAAGTTCTTTAAGCTCTTCAGGCGTTCCGAACCTTGATGAAGCTGCAAAGAAACTCGAAACGTGATAACCAAAAGAACCATAGTAAGGATGTTCTTGTATCGCCATTATCTGAATAGCGTTGTATCCGTCTTCTTTTATTCTGGGAAGAATATTTTCTGTAAATTCCTTATACGTCCCAACCCTTTCTTCCGAAGTAGCCATACCTATATGACATTCGTATATCAGTAAAGGAGCAACATTAGGTTTGAAGTTTTTATTCTTAAACGTATATGGTTTATCGGGATTCCAAGCCTGTGCACTAAATATGTAAGTTTGTTCATCTTGCACCACACGCTTAGCCCAAGCAGGAATGCGTTCGCCCGAACCACCGTCCCAATGTATTTTTAGTTTGTATAAATCTTTATGCTTGATGGCATCTTTAGGTAAATTAATTTCCCAAATACCATTTCCTATATTTGTCAATTTATAATTGTCTTTTTCTTCCCAATTATTAAACTCTCCTATAATATAAATAGAGGTAGCATAAGGAGCCCACTCTCTAAACACCCAACCTTCCTTATTAAGATGAAGTCCGAAGTATAGGT is from Dysgonomonadaceae bacterium PH5-43 and encodes:
- a CDS encoding phosphoribosylaminoimidazolecarboxamide formyltransferase/IMP cyclohydrolase (product_source=KO:K00602; cath_funfam=3.40.140.20,3.40.50.1380; cog=COG0138; ko=KO:K00602; pfam=PF01808,PF02142; smart=SM00798,SM00851; superfamily=52335,53927; tigrfam=TIGR00355), whose translation is MSSERKIKNALVSVFHKDGLDEILNKLHKDGVEFYSTGGTQSFIESLGMPCLSVEGLTGYPSILGGRVKTLHPKVFGGILNRRENEGDQSQIKEYEIPEIDLVIVDLYPFKETLASGADEQAIIEKIDIGGISLIRAAAKNFKDVVIVASKNQYKALDKMLGEQGAMSTLEDRKWFAKEAFAVSSGYDTAIFNYFDNNEGSYFREAVDTKMPLRYGENPHQKGMFFGEFDEFFEQIHGKEISYNNLLDVNAAVDLISEFDELTFAVLKHNNACGIASRNTVKEAWDAALEADPVSAFGGVLISNANIDKDAAEEINKIFFEIIIAPSYDTDALEVLKQKKNRIILIQKQTTGAGLQYRSLLNGVLAQDKDISIQTEADLKVVTNKTPTAQEIKDLLFANKLVKNTKSNAIILAKNGQLCASGVGQTSRVDALKQAIAKAKEFGFDLNGAVMASDAFFPFPDCVEIAHKEGITSVIQPGGSIKDNLSVEYCNDNNMAMVMTGIRHFKH
- a CDS encoding penicillin-binding protein 2 (product_source=KO:K05515; cath_funfam=3.40.710.10; cog=COG0768; ko=KO:K05515; pfam=PF00905,PF03717; superfamily=56519,56601; tigrfam=TIGR03423; transmembrane_helix_parts=Inside_1_11,TMhelix_12_31,Outside_32_621), whose product is MSNKRFNSGYRTALIIAFICLIVLIYLIQLFRLQVLSPDYKDWADSNAFFKKTQYPSRGVMYDRNGELLVYNQPSYEVMVVVRETQKLDTLAFCKAADIDIETFRKRMADIKNRKLNPGYSSYTPQVFLTQLGNREYGVLQESLYKFPGFYIRNRTVREYSHPNAAHVLGYVAEVDKKNMASDSYYLRGDYIGKTGVERSYEQYLRGEKGVEILLRDAHGRIKGKYEDGIHDIAPVSGKDLTLSIDIDLQAYGEELMRNKLGTIVMIEPKTGEILCMVSSPTYDPSSLVGKQFSSSFMELAKDPYEPLINRSLYTYPPGSTFKTAQALTFLQENIITSNTVYSCFGGFPLGGGRPKCHAHPSHIPLIPALATSCNAYFCWGLRAMLENNKYGSIQNAMNTWRDYMVNQGFGYALGVDLADEKRGMIPNAAYYDKRYSDAKGKAWWKAMTIISIAIGQGEVALSPIQICNLAATIANKGYFYTPHVVKGIKDTPLDEKYTAPRYTGIDAKHYQTVAEGMRGAVTGGTCKGANIPDVAVCGKTGTAENSGKDHSIFMAYAPMEDPKVAVLIFVENGGYGANYAVPMGRLMIQKYLKGEIPEQDKWIENNMKKAVILRNVPKKN
- a CDS encoding rod shape determining protein RodA (product_source=KO:K05837; cog=COG0772; ko=KO:K05837; pfam=PF01098; transmembrane_helix_parts=Inside_1_11,TMhelix_12_34,Outside_35_48,TMhelix_49_70,Inside_71_76,TMhelix_77_96,Outside_97_143,TMhelix_144_163,Inside_164_183,TMhelix_184_206,Outside_207_215,TMhelix_216_238,Inside_239_246,TMhelix_247_265,Outside_266_268,TMhelix_269_291,Inside_292_295,TMhelix_296_318,Outside_319_389,TMhelix_390_412,Inside_413_423,TMhelix_424_446,Outside_447_455,TMhelix_456_475,Inside_476_485), with amino-acid sequence MYQRKISVWNTVDWFTILLYAVMVMAGWFSIYASSYNFDNAGMFDLSTRAGMQLIWIGTSLVLGFVLLLIDRDWYELFSIWIYAIIVALLMFTIVFAPEIKGSRSWLVIVPGVLQVQPAEFSKFATALLLARILSVYKFDISNFWRTVLIFAVVFLPMILILLQKETGSALVFMALFVVLYREGMPGGILFAGFAAVLFFVLGVRFGETNITEHTPMGMFLVFSLIIVLMLCILYAYPKGRHHIKNLLLVIFLATVISSILYIVYPFNICWALGIVIAVFAVYLLYLYLLYRASTYLWAVIFAISSIAFFFSVNYVFEEVLQPHQRIRIQVSLGIVDDPIGAGYNVNQSKIAIGSGGVLGKGHLNGTQTKLKYVPEQDTDFIFCTIGEEQGFVGSSIVIILFLVLILRLIYLAEKQRSVFNRVYGYSVASIIFFHLFVNVGMVIGITPVIGIPLPFFSYGGSSLWAFTILLFIFLKLDDSKMNLK
- a CDS encoding rod shape-determining protein MreC (product_source=KO:K03570; cog=COG1792; ko=KO:K03570; pfam=PF04085; tigrfam=TIGR00219; transmembrane_helix_parts=Inside_1_11,TMhelix_12_29,Outside_30_278), whose translation is MRELLNFIQKNIYWLHFILLIIISGLLIVSNNQFQRSKYLYVVNEIAGRVYSVTSNIKSYIGLRDANADLLERISQLEESVCSYKNRLELLGDSYADARNLQLNPSVDFIPGRVTYNTYTKSENYVLINKGSKSGIKQDMGVVSPRGIVGVIMNVSDNYSLAISVLNSKFQLSCKIKDKNYFGPLVWDSKDYQYTYLENLPRHAELLSGDTIITSGYSAFFPEGLPVGVIEGVYKQKDDNYNRAKIKLFTDFSALSNVLVIDNYWREEQVELLKDINN
- a CDS encoding rod shape-determining protein MreB (product_source=KO:K03569; cath_funfam=3.30.420.40; cog=COG1077; ko=KO:K03569; pfam=PF06723; superfamily=53067; tigrfam=TIGR00904), whose translation is MGLFSLTQELAMDLGTANTIIIKNGKVVVDEPSVVAMDSRTDKLIAIGKQAKMMQDKTHDGIKTVRPLRDGVIADFAAAELMIRGMISMIDNKKRLFPSSLRVVVCIPSGSTEVEMRAVKESAERAGGRDVYLIYEPMAAAVGIGLDVEAPEGNMIVDIGGGTTEIAIISLGGIVANKSIRIAGDDFNQDIVEYMGRQHNMKVGEKMAERIKMNVGSALMKLEDPPEDFIVVGPNRMTSLPMEVPVSYQEMAHCLDKSISKIEMAVLNALENTPPELYADIVRNGIYLAGGGALLKGLDKRIQEMVNIPCHIAPDPLLAVAKGTGIALKNVNKFKFLLR
- a CDS encoding rod shape-determining protein MreD (product_source=TIGR03426; tigrfam=TIGR03426; transmembrane_helix_parts=Outside_1_3,TMhelix_4_23,Inside_24_27,TMhelix_28_46,Outside_47_65,TMhelix_66_88,Inside_89_111,TMhelix_112_134,Outside_135_138,TMhelix_139_161,Inside_162_170), producing the protein MKVTWLRLLLMFFLLVFLQVWICDRIHILGYATPYIYIYFLIKLPIDTNKNLVLFLSFIMGMVIDLFNYSLGINILASIIAGFSRFYLLKLSTTRDVFESATPGFATFGKSLFLRYASCLVFLHHLVLFTVEAFSAFDLLRIIFSLVGSFILTMTIIFAFESINTEVSKR
- a CDS encoding C-terminal processing protease CtpA/Prc (product_source=COG0793; cath_funfam=3.90.226.10; cog=COG0793; pfam=PF03572; superfamily=52096); translated protein: MAKLILQGYGSTPTITIENNDKKEDITLSLYPIDELNSEHQTSLPNQDGYQILDNNIGYILPSSCSAENRDEGLKKIFNNTKGIIIDMRCYPGDYISFPFLRHLSILKLNHSLITAGDVSYPGYHYFINWEYNNQNFDYTNTYEHKIVVIVNEETQSQAEDNVLGFQLLPQTIAIGSPTAGANGAVSRIPLLGGLQTRITGLGVYYPDGSNLQRCGVKIDEFIEPTIEENRAERDEVLERAIEIIKN